The DNA window GCGGCTGCTCGAGTTGGCGGGTGTCCCGGTGGCAGCGCCAAGTGCGAACCGTTTCATGCAGTTGTCGCCCACGACGGCGGCGCATGTCGAGGCTGCTTTGGGCGCGGCAGTGGATTTGATTCTCGATGGCGGAGCGACCCGGGTTGGGATCGAGTCGACGGTCTTGAGTCTGGTGGGTGGTGTTCCGTTGTTGCTGCGGCCGGGGATGATCAGCCGGGTGCAGATTGAAGAAGTGATCGGTCCGGTGGAGGTCGCCGGAGCGATGGAGGGGGCGCATCCGTCGCCGGGGATGCAGGATCGCCATTATTCTCCGCGCACTCCGTTGTATCTGGTCCGCGGGCCTGCGGATTTGGCTGCGGCTGGCCGCGGAGTCTACTTATTTTTGACGCGGCCCGCGCTCGGGGTCACTTGTGTTGCGATGCCGGCGGAGGCAGAAGCCTATGCCGCGCAATTGTACGAGACGCTGCATCGCTATGACGATGGGAGCTGGGACTGGATTGCGGTGGAGCAGCCCAGCGAAGAGCCAGCCTGGGCGGGGGTCAACGACCGCCTGCGCCGGGCCCGCATGCAATAAATCTCCTCGGCCCTCTTCTCATTCTTCCTGACAGATCCGATAAGCAGAGGGATGAGGTCTATTGAGTCGGCTCGTTTCGGCATGATCCGCTTTGAGGATCGCGAGATCATTGAATTTCCGGCCGGACTGCCGGGCTTTGAAGAGCAGCACCAGTTTCTGCTGATCGAAGCCGAGGAGAGCGTGCCGCTGAAGTTTCTGCAATGTGTCGGAAAGCCGGGCTTGTCCTTTGTCTGCGCGCCGTTGAGTCTGGTGGATCCGGACTATGAGGGCGTGCTACCCCGTGCGGACCGGGAGTTGTTGGCCATGCCAGGGGAAGGCATTGCGCCCGGAACGCGGCTTGAGTGGCTGGTGATTCTCTGCTTTGGGTGCCCGGAGTTGCCGACTGCGAACTTATTGGGACCGCTGGTGATCCGTCGTGATGTCGGGCTCGGTGTGCAATCGATTCGCGAGGACAGCCGCTATTCGGCCCGGCAGCCCTTATTTGCGGCGGAGCCGGCGCTATGCTCGTAATCCGGCGCCGGGAGGGCGAGGGCTTTGTCATCGGGGCCTCCATCGAGGTGGACATCCTCGAGATTGATGGCAATCAGGTGAAGATTGGCATCCGGGCCCCGCGCGAGACGACGATCCTGCGCAAAGAGATTGCGGCCACCCGGGACGTGAATCTTGCTTCGGCCCAGCAAGCGGAAGAAGCGGTGGTGGAGGAGACGCTGAAGCGTTTGCGCCTATCCCCCAAGCTGCCGCTGGAGTAAGCGATCGAACTAAAGTCATTTTTCCTCATGCGCGGCAGGCTGTGACGATAAGGCCTTTGTCAGCAATTCTGCCGAGGTGGTGAAAGGCCGCTCTCCTGGAAAGGATTTTCAGGAGTTGGAACGCAAAGGAGTGAATCATGGCATTTTCCGCAAACACAAACATCGCCTCACTGCAGGCGCAAAGCTATATCAACAACACAAGTGATTTCCAGTCGAAGACGATCAACCGTGTCACGAGCGGTTTGCGCATTGTCAACTCGGGCGACGACGCGGCGGGTTTGGCGATTGCCAACGGACTGCGCAGCGACCAGGCCGTCCTGACCCAGGGCGTCCGCAATGCGAACGATGGCTTGAGCCAGCTGCAGATTGTCGACGGCGGCATCAACAACATCTCGAAACTGCTCGACCGGGCGCGGACGCTCGCAACCCAGTCGGCCTCGGGCACCTTTACCGGTTCGCGCTCGGTGCTGAACAGCGAATTCAAGAGCGTGATTGAGGAAATCGACCGCCAGTCGCAGGCCATTGGCCTGAATACGGGCGGCTCGCTGGCAAAGTCCTTGAGCGTCTTCATTGGCGGCGGTAAGACTTCGAGCGGCATCTCGGCGATCTCCAATGGCAGCGTTGCGGTGGATCTGAGCACCTCGACGGTGGATGCCAAGAGCCTGGGCTTGAAAGGCGTGCAGGCCAAGGGCATTTCCGGCACCGACATCGGCACCGGATCGTCCACCTCGGTGGCGAATATCCTGACCAATGCGACGAACACCGGTTCGCAGGGCGCAGCGGGCTTTACGGATTTCTACTTCCGTGGCTCCGGCTTCTCGGACGACAATGCGGTGAAGGTGGCGGTCAATCTGAGTGGCGTCACGGATGCGGCGACGCTCGCCACGGCAGTGAATGCGGCGATCGACGCGGCCGGCAATGGCGCTTCGCAATATGCAACGGCCTTCAAGAATGCGGGCATCAAGGCGAGTGTGGTGACGGATAGCGCCACCGGCAAGCAGAGCATGGCCTTCACCAGCGCGAATACCGCCTTCCAGGTGGCTGCTGGCGATCGCACGGCCAATGCACTGCTCGGGAATTTCTCCTCGGGCACCACCGGCGTCGATCTGGCGCAAAGTGTTTCGGGCG is part of the Bryobacter aggregatus MPL3 genome and encodes:
- the fliW gene encoding flagellar assembly protein FliW produces the protein MRSIESARFGMIRFEDREIIEFPAGLPGFEEQHQFLLIEAEESVPLKFLQCVGKPGLSFVCAPLSLVDPDYEGVLPRADRELLAMPGEGIAPGTRLEWLVILCFGCPELPTANLLGPLVIRRDVGLGVQSIREDSRYSARQPLFAAEPALCS
- a CDS encoding L-threonylcarbamoyladenylate synthase; translated protein: MARTSFQTKGNEDRMLQAAELLRRGGVVAFPTETVYGLGANALDPAAIARIYEIKGRPRTSPLIVHVATIEKARELVTEWPETAERLARRFWPGPLTLVLPKHEVVPVELTAGLGTVGIRIPAHPVALRLLELAGVPVAAPSANRFMQLSPTTAAHVEAALGAAVDLILDGGATRVGIESTVLSLVGGVPLLLRPGMISRVQIEEVIGPVEVAGAMEGAHPSPGMQDRHYSPRTPLYLVRGPADLAAAGRGVYLFLTRPALGVTCVAMPAEAEAYAAQLYETLHRYDDGSWDWIAVEQPSEEPAWAGVNDRLRRARMQ
- a CDS encoding carbon storage regulator produces the protein MLVIRRREGEGFVIGASIEVDILEIDGNQVKIGIRAPRETTILRKEIAATRDVNLASAQQAEEAVVEETLKRLRLSPKLPLE